AGAACATTTTGTAAGTTTTCTTGATATTGTGGCAACCAAAATTGGCGAAGAAATCAATTATGCCTCATTAGGTAATGATGTTGGTATTAATCCTCGTACAATTCAAAATTTTTTTACTTTATTAGATGATACTTTATTAGGGTTTTGCCTAGAACCTTACCGTAAAACTAAAAGACGAAAAGCTATTAGTAGGTCAAAGTTTTATTTAGCGGATCTTGGTGTAACTAGTTCATTGCTTGGTCGTCACGAAATTGCACGTCAGACCGAAGCTTTTGAACGTTCTTTCGAACATTTTATAGCTTTAGAATTACGTGCATATCTTAGTTACCGCCGTTTTGATTTGGCGTATAATTTTTGGCGCACGCACACTGGTTTTGAAGTTGATTTTATTATTGGTGACAAACTTGCGATTGAAGTTAAATCAACGAATTTTGTCCACGAGCGCCACCTCAAAGGTTTAAGAGCATTACGAGAAGAGCAACTAATTAAAAGTTATTGTGTAATTTCTCATGATGATGAAGAGCGTATTGTTGATGGTATTACGATATATCCATGGCAAAAATTTTTAAGCGATTTGTGGGCTGATAAAGTAATAACACAAACTTATTAATTAAAAGTATCATGAATAGCACAGACAATTGGTACCAATTTAATTGCTTTAAATTATTGCTTCTTTTGGTTTTCTATTATGTTCGCTCCGATTATCAAAGACACGCAAAAGGGATACCAATTATATTATCAGTATAGAGGCGCGGTTTTTCGTCATTATTAATGACGATACCAAATGGGCATTTTTGATCAATAATAAAAGAGGCAAGCGAGCGCAGATGAAGAGAAGAAACCGTTTGCATATAATTGATATAAAATCATTAAGATTAGGTATTGAGTGTAGTTTATATGTCAAGTATCAGTGGCCTGACACTATTCACTGATTAAGGGATTTTTTATTTGTAATGATGCAAAGCGACTAAAATCACGATCAGCGCTTAATAAAGTCTTTACCCCATGTTGCAAGCAAAGTGCCGCTATTCTTGCGTCGTGAACCATAGGCCCAATAACTTTTGATGCGTTTAAAATATTATGCAGTGACGACCAATAATCATGACTTTCAGCTAATAAAACCAAACTTGGTGATTCTAGCCAAGCTTCAATTTGATTGATAGCATCAGCTACACTACTTGGTGGAGCATAGATTCGCGGATGTGTAGCTATGGAAAAAAACTCATGTAAACATGGCCAGGGAATAGCCCAATTTGAGCTACCCTCAGCTAAATTAACAATACATTCATAAGCTTTTTTGTGCCATTCACTATCTTCACGATGGGCATAAATTAGTATATTGGTATCAACAGCTATCATGTGCCGCGACCTTTA
The window above is part of the Deltaproteobacteria bacterium genome. Proteins encoded here:
- a CDS encoding ATP-binding protein, whose amino-acid sequence is MFKRIINLLKLLNKKSIFFFGPRATGKTFLINQELQTLPNVKIIDLLYAPTFDRLSRRPTLIGEEIAHNTNIIVIDEVQRLPRLLDEVHRLIETKNIRFLLTGSSARKLRHGGANLLAGRAWQAQLFPLCFNEFQQFNLDHYLLFGGLPFVVNSIDPWEELKAYSGTYLREEIVAEAAVRRLEHFVSFLDIVATKIGEEINYASLGNDVGINPRTIQNFFTLLDDTLLGFCLEPYRKTKRRKAISRSKFYLADLGVTSSLLGRHEIARQTEAFERSFEHFIALELRAYLSYRRFDLAYNFWRTHTGFEVDFIIGDKLAIEVKSTNFVHERHLKGLRALREEQLIKSYCVISHDDEERIVDGITIYPWQKFLSDLWADKVITQTY
- a CDS encoding PIN domain-containing protein gives rise to the protein MIAVDTNILIYAHREDSEWHKKAYECIVNLAEGSSNWAIPWPCLHEFFSIATHPRIYAPPSSVADAINQIEAWLESPSLVLLAESHDYWSSLHNILNASKVIGPMVHDARIAALCLQHGVKTLLSADRDFSRFASLQIKNPLISE